In Melitaea cinxia chromosome 4, ilMelCinx1.1, whole genome shotgun sequence, a single genomic region encodes these proteins:
- the LOC123670212 gene encoding trypsin-3-like: MGKYFFLSFFLLYSCFVGDVVARRRHSRSKDEALDIDGKIVGGYNTTIQDVPYQVYLLLQMGNIYYQCGGSIISERYVLTAAHCLTGITRIYIRAGSTLANSGGTQYNTTRYRQHPFYNPMNSDYDVGLINVPDGIKLDGQNTKAVPLPAASSTIEPGTKILITGWGDTTEGGQVSENLMGVQIPTISNDECRKSYSTLTTRQFCAAVPEGGKDSCQGDSGGPAVATDSGVQLGIVSFGTGCARPGYPGVYTNIARVRRWIKRNADGLCRSHKHPSKARGVKIVGGYDTNIQTFPYQALLIIEKGEDYQQCGGSILNENTVLTAAHCLINVNRVYVRTGSSDSGYGGSLSVSTDFVIHPKYNQKTYDYDVGIVKLSEPIQMDDETTKVTTLAKKGSSVKAGTTVVVSGWGATSENGSSSDNLMAVEVVTLSNDQCRKSYRALTERMFCAGVPEGGKDSCQGDSGGPVVSKETGIQIGIVSFGKGCARKDYPGVYVRVASATVRDWIKKESGV, translated from the exons ATGGGGAAGTACTTTTTTCTGTCATTTTTTCTATTATACTCTTGTTTTGTCGGag ATGTGGTAGCCAGAAGACGCCACAGTCGCAGTAAAGATGAGGCTTTAGATATTGACGGTAAAATTGTTGGTGGTTACAATACTACCATACAAGATGTCCCATATCAAGTGTATCTATTACTGCAGATGGGTAATATTTATTACCAGTGTGGAGGTTCGATTATAAGTGAGAGATATGTTTTGACAGCAGCGCACTGTCTTACGGG GATAACGCGAATATATATCAGAGCTGGCAGCACTCTAGCTAATAGTGGAGGCACTCAGTACAACACTACTCGATACAGGCAGCACCCCTTCTATAACCCAATGAATAGCGATTACGATGTAGGCCTAATAAATGTTCCCGATGGAATAAAATTAGACGGACAAAATACTAAGGCAGTCCCATTACCAGCTGCAAGTAGCACTATTGAACCTGGAACTAAAATTCTCATAACTGGTTGGGGAGATACTACA GAAGGTGGTCAAGTAAGTGAAAATTTGATGGGTGTACAAATTCCAACCATATCAAACGATGAATGCCGTAAAAGTTATTCTACGCTCACTACTCGACAGTTTTGCGCTGCCGTGCCCGAAGGTGGGAAGGACTCTTGCCAG GGTGACTCTGGAGGTCCTGCAGTGGCGACAGATTCTGGAGTTCAACTGGGGATTGTTTCATTTGGCACAGGCTGTGCTCGACCAGGGTACCCTGGGGTTTACACAAACATCGCCAGAGTGCGTAGGTGGATCAAAAGGAACGCTG aTGGTCTATGTAGAAGTCACAAGCACCCAAGTAAAGCTAGGGGTGTGAAAATAGTTGGCGGTTACGATACTAATATTCAGACTTTTCCATACCAAGCGCTTTTGATTATAGAGAAAGGAGAGGATTATCAGCAATGTGGAGGATCGATTCTTAACGAAAATACTGTTCTTACGGCTGCTCATtgtttaataaa TGTTAACAGGGTATATGTAAGGACTGGTTCTTCTGACTCAGGCTATGGTGGTTCTTTGTCCGTCTCCACTGATTTCGTGATACACCCGAAGTATAACCAAAAAACATACGACTATGACGTTGGAATCGTAAAGCTCTCAGAACCGATACAAATGGATGATGAAACGACAAAAGTAACTACTTTGGCGAAAAAGGGATCCTCCGTTAAAGCAGGAACAACTGTAGTTGTATCTGGATGGGGAGCTACTTCT GAAAACGGAAGTTCAAGTGACAATTTAATGGCAGTTGAAGTTGTTACGCTTTCTAACGACCAGTGCCGCAAATCATACAGAGCACTTACAGAGAGAATGTTTTGTGCTGGTGTTCCTGAGGGCGGAAAGGATTCTTGCCAG GGAGATTCTGGAGGACCAGTGGTATCAAAGGAGACTGGCATTCAAATTGGAATTGTATCTTTTGGCAAAGGTTGTGCTCGTAAAGACTACCCGGGCGTGTACGTAAGAGTAGCAAGCGCTACAGTTCGCGACTGGATCAAGAAAGAGTCTGGCGTATGA